The following DNA comes from Cygnus olor isolate bCygOlo1 chromosome 15, bCygOlo1.pri.v2, whole genome shotgun sequence.
CAAATCTGGGTCCATTCTTTCCCTTGCATGTAGTATGTTGCTTAGGAGAACAGTtgacacacagaaagaaaaggaatggcaAAGCCAGAAGGAGGATACATCAGGGTATCTGGCTTGCCTTTCCCAGCATCCTCATTCATCGGGTGGGAGAGGGTGGCCTGAGGCTGGCGACACAGCTAGGGGGGCAGATGGTGCAGAGCTTGGCCACTAACAAATGTGAAGGTGCTTGGGGGGacgggagggggctgctggggagtCTGGGTTCAGCTCTCAGTGGTTATTGTCCCCATGCATCTGGAACACTTCTGTCGATACTGCCTCGAAGCGAGGCGCAGCGTGCAGCATGTGCACCTTGTTGCGGTGCTTTTTCCTCAGGAGGCAGCTGAAGACTTTTTTGAAGCCTTTACGGAAGTGCTTGGAGACCAAGGCGTAGACGATGGGGTTGAGGCAGGAGTTGGCATAGGCCATGCAGTGGGAAAGCAGGCGGAAGGCGTAGGTGGCCTGGTTGAAGGGGAAGTCTCCATAGAGGTATCGGAGGATGACTACGTGGTAgggcagccagcacaggcagaaaaggaTGGTTACAATGATGATCATCTTGGTTACTTTCTGTTTGGCCTTCTTGGACTCTGACATGTCCTCCAGGGGTTCCACTGCTGTCCACAGGTACTTGATGGTCCTGGTGTAGGAGAGGCTGATGACCAGCACTGGGATGACATAGCCGAAGGCAAACGTGCTGGTGTCCATGACCTTGCGTCTCCACTCCTCCCAGCCAGGCATGCAGATGTAGCTGGCCTCCCACTCGATCAGGTCATAGTAGCTTAGGTAGGGGCCTGCAAAGACCGCAGAGAGGCCCCAGATCACGGACATGGCAGCCACGGCATTGCAGGGGGTCCGCAGCTCCCGGGAGTGCAGCGGGTAGCAGATGGCCAGGTACCTGGGGAGGAGAGCAAGGCAACCGGAGCTGAGGGTTCAGCCGAGCTGTAGCTGGCCACAAAAACAAAGGGAACAAGAAGGTTTCCTTCATTCCCCTGAAGACCCCTGAGTAGCGGCCCTACGTAGTATCTCATGCCCTCTCTGAGATACAGTACTGGGTGAAACAGCTTTTATCTTTACAGCTGGCTGACACCTCTGTGCAGGGAGGGTGGGTCATGTCCCTGCGCTAGGAACAGAAACGGGGCTGTCACAACCGCACCGATACCGGCTGCTTGGCAGAAACTATGCAGCAGGAAAAAGGTCTGAACTGAGGTTTTGAGACCTGGGCAAGCTTCACTGGGTGATGGACGCAGTGCAGGCTTCTGCCCACTCAGGGCCTATTTTCAGCCTGCTCCAGTTTTCACATCAGGCTGGCGGGGAAGAGGTTTGCTCGCTGTAACCAGGTCTGTGTTTGCCTCAGTCTGGCTactgggggggggcaggtggGCCCTTGCCTTTGGGTGCTTGTCCCTCTTCCAGCAAATGGTGTCCAGAGGCAGTGTGacagccagctctgcttccccACCCCCAGACAACACTAAAGAGCAAAGCTGGCAGAACCGCTCTGCTGCATGCGTCAGGCAGGATTGGGAACGAGCAGCAAAGGGGAATCCCTTTTCCCACGTTTGTCTTGGCAGTCCAGCAGAAGCTGCAAGGAGATgtcagaaaggagagaaaatggcTCGGTGCTTGTGCGTAAGGGATGGAGAAAAGTTGTGAGCACAGACAACTTATTTTAGTACCCTTAGAGACAAGGACAAAGAGCAAGATAGGCCAGGACATGTTTTCTCTATGGCAGGCAAGGCTGGGAGCTTACCCTAGCACGgagctcttcctcctcctgcaccatTAGTGTAGGCCCAGCCAAAAGTGGAGCTCAGCACAGCAATCCTACACTGAGGGGGAACAAGGCAGAGCCCTTAGGAACAATTCAGATGGCAGTGAGCAGGGCCTGGATGATCTCCCAAGAAGAAACTCGGCTCACAGTGTGGGTGTCTTTCTGCACAGGCTGCTGTGGGGCCCAGGAGGGCTCGGGACAGGTGAGGGAGCAGGATCTGTCAGATAACAGCTTTTGTGCTGGGCCGGCAGCTCTAGGGGAATGAGAAATTTGTTACAGGACTGGGATCTCTCTTGTATATTTATGTGGCTTCTCCTTTAGTGCTCTTTGGTTACTTTGCTGCCCTCGCTGCCCTCACGTGATGCTTTTCTGCAGCGGTGGCTTGGGGATAGCTACTGCCCTTGGAATGCCATCTGTAACATGGCGCTGGGTGAGTAGGAGTCCCTGGCAGTGTGGAGCTCAGCCTGGGTCTCAGGTGCCCTAACTACAAGGCGGGTCTTCCCTATGGAAaatgcaggcaggagcagcactgaCTTTGCACCGAGGAGAGCTGGAAGTGCTGCTTGAGGGTTGGTAGGGGAAGGGAGCTAAACTGGTCCCCAAGCTGCCTTTGGCATGGACCAGCACCACTGGGGTTTGAATGATTTTCCTGTTGGTGATGGGCCATGACCTTCCCATGCCCTCACTCCACCCAGCTTCTCAAactgccctccttccccagcctgagGGCATCGTCAGACCGTTACCTGTCCACAGAGACAGCAGCCAGTGTGAAGCTGCTGGCATACATGGTGAGGTAGATGAAAAAGTGGACAGCCTTGCAGATGAAGGAGCCGAAGACCCAGCCTTCAAGGCAGTAGATGGTGGCCTGGAAAGGCACGCAGAAGACAATGAAGAAGAAGTCAGCCAGGCTGAGGTTGAGGATGAAG
Coding sequences within:
- the LOC121078674 gene encoding galanin receptor 2b-like; this translates as MMEYEDFTSLAGYRNPSDSYQFSPASVIVPVVFSLIFLLGTVGNSLVLAVLLRNRQMGHNTTNLFILNLSLADFFFIVFCVPFQATIYCLEGWVFGSFICKAVHFFIYLTMYASSFTLAAVSVDRYLAICYPLHSRELRTPCNAVAAMSVIWGLSAVFAGPYLSYYDLIEWEASYICMPGWEEWRRKVMDTSTFAFGYVIPVLVISLSYTRTIKYLWTAVEPLEDMSESKKAKQKVTKMIIIVTILFCLCWLPYHVVILRYLYGDFPFNQATYAFRLLSHCMAYANSCLNPIVYALVSKHFRKGFKKVFSCLLRKKHRNKVHMLHAAPRFEAVSTEVFQMHGDNNH